Genomic segment of Vulpes lagopus strain Blue_001 chromosome 7, ASM1834538v1, whole genome shotgun sequence:
TTTACTTTGCAGACCATTTCCCACATCTGATAGCCATGTGTGTGGGCAGACATGCTTTCAGAAATAAGTGGCtgattgggaagaaaaaaaagcaactgcAATATTAAAAACCTACACACTGTCCATGTGCATAtgtcttatttctcttctcctaaaTTCTGAGGATAGTAGTCTTTGCTTTTATTAAGCTTAAATTTGCCACAACAATTAGAGATTTActtgttctccttctctctcttcctaaaaatAACAGGCAACTATGACTGGTCAGACTCCTTTTCTGAGTTTCACTATCCGAAGCCTCTGGCACCGTTGATACTTCACGCCACAGGAGCATGCATGTTCATCATCACCTAGACTCAAGATTATGAGGAGCCTTCAAATCCACTTTATGAGAAGTCCTAGGAGTTTCTCGGGCTCTTTGGTAGCGAGGGAAGGGAAAATGGAATTTAGGAGTTCTAAACTCTGTGCCCCCACTTCTGGgcagttttcatttgttttctgtattgggctttttaaataaatttctgttcgtACAAAGGGTTCAACTGATTTTCAAGAGTTTGGCCAAGTCTGGGGTGGTGCAAAGAGGTCTGTAAAGGAAGCCAGACTTTGTTCGAAGGCGGAGACCTATCCTGGACtgtggcaaaaggaaaaatacctcTCTTCTCTGATAATAATCTGCCTACTGACCACCTCACATGTTCATTGTGACGTGGAAACACCACCAGGAGCGTGCAGTCATTTCGGGGGAGTCCAGGTTCCTTGAACCCGGAAACCCCGCCTAGCGCCCTGAGCTCCcagggcctgccctgccctgcccctgcccgcccactccctccctccacccagaaGTGGATGCACTGAGCCGACGCATCGCCCCTGCGTGTCAGTGACTTGAGGCCCACCGAGGAGACCCGCCCACCCACTACCATATGGATCCATCCCTCCCAGAGTCCTGTTACAGCGGCCGGGAGTCGGACCCCACAGGTTTGGATTTCCACTCTGCTGGCCGAGATTCTCTCTCCACTGGCCACCAGTTCAactctctgtgccaggaactggacCTGGACTCTCTTCATGAAGATCTTTCCCAGTCCATGCCGGGCACCACGACAGAGACTTCAGCGAGCGCCCCTGAATCCTGCCAGACTGCCGAAGCAGAGGATCTCCCAGGGGCTGCACGAAAGGAGCTCAAATCCGAACTCACTAAACTGGAGGAGGAAATTGTAACCCTACGCCACACTCTGGCAGCCAAAGAAAGGCGTTGCACGGATCTCAAAAGGAAGCTGGGCCTCGTAGCCTTGGTGGCACTAAGGCAGAATCCGTCCAAGAGCTGGCACAACGTTCAAGTGTCCGATGTTTACATGAAACAAAAGACGCCAGCTGCCCTGTCCACCATGGGCTCTGCCGTTTGCAGGAAGCTTGGAGACATGAAGAAGTCAGCCACATTCAGATCCTTTGAAGGTCTGATGGGAGTGATCAAATCCAGAGTTGCTGGTGGAAGAGAGCTCAGCAGTGACTGCCTGCCTTCTTCAGCTGGGAGTGGGGACGATCTCCCGGCTTCAGGCAGTAGGGATGACCCACTCCCACTTTCCCGGAGTGGGAATGACCCAATCCAATGAAGTAGACTTGATCAAGTTCTGAGGAGTGGAGATGATCTGGTTGCAGGCAGTGGGCATGATTTGCTGCCCTTTCTGGAGCCAGAATGAGCCCCTTGGTAACCTTGCCTGGCCACCTAACCAGTGCAAGAACCCCCTTTTCTCATCACAATTGCTACCCTGCCCATCAAAAACAAGCAACTAAACCACGCTTGTAAAGTTAATTGAGGAAATGGACAGAGTCCAGTTTTGAGAAAAGTAATTCCCATTTGTACATAGGCATTTGCTTCTGTTGGGGTAGAGAACCCAACATCTTGTACCCAGTTGTTTTACACTAAAGTTGGTAGGTTAAATGTATCACTACACTATCCTTCTGGATAAAACTTCTATTTGCTTGGGCATATATTATAACATGTCACTAACTAAAGGTAGTCCCTCCAATCTAAGAAGGTGATCCTGTTTTGTTGATTCTTGAATGCTTCCCTATTCCTTTGATTTTCCtataagcaaaaccaaaaacacagcaAATGCATTAGGTAAACTGTAAAGGCACTTTTGTGTATCTCAACCCTCCATGGATATCCAAACACAAACTTTGCTTCGATTAAAACAAGATGTTCACCTGTTCTATATGGTTGTTTCTTAGTTTGTAGTGTCCATAAGCCAAAATGGTTTTTCTGTGCTGAAGAACGAAAGACAGACTTGCAGCATACATAAAGTTAAAGTAGCCCAACAGGCAAAGGCTTTGACCTTATACTGCAGAAAACTTTGTGTTAGGGAAAATCTCAGACTGACATCATGGACCAAACCCAAaatatgttctattttatttaataattcaagCAAACGAACAGTTTCCCCCAATAAATCTTCAACTCCCTAAGAAAAGTAAAGAACATATCTCTTTTTATTCATCATTGTATTCCCATGCCTAGCTTAGGGTAGATGTTCAAAAAACACTTGAATTAATGAAGGAATTAATATCACCTACTTCAGACATCAAATCTTGGATCAAAGAGGTTATCAACAACATGTTGACAAGTTcctccaacttcttttttttaagattttatttatttattcatgagagagacagattgagagagaggcagacacaggcagagggagaagcaggctccatgcagggagccttatgtggcctcgatccagagtctccaggttcatgccctgggctgatggcagcactatgctgctgagccacccaggctgccctcctcctACTTTTAAACAAAGCATTTTGCTTCCCTATTCAAAGATAATTTAAGACTACCATATGTCAGGCTCTGAAGGCACAGAAATTAGACATAGTCTATGCTCTCTAGAAACAAATTTTCAAATCACTATGACTCTGCATTGGGCACTACAATAGAGAAAGTCTATGAAGAAAGTAGTTTTAACTCTGCCTTGATAGGTCAGAAAGGAATTCAGAGAGGCAGAAAGTCAGAGGATACTAGCTGGAATTTACCAGACAAGAGTAGAATACTCCAGGGAATATCCAGAGAAACTAAGTCATGTAGGAATGTGATAGAATGGCATGCTTCAGGAAATACCAGTAAGTCATTGGGTCTAGAGAGAGATGAGGGTAGAGAAATAGCATGGGCAAGATAAGAGTCTAATATGCTCTCAGAAAGTATTCTGTATGATATAGAAAGGTATTAAAGGTACTCAAATCAAATGTGTTTTAGATCACTCTGGTCTCtacctttggaatttgcaagtttcactattaaatgttgaggtgttgaatggtttttactgattttgggggggggggggtgggaatctctatctcctggatctgaatgcctgtttctctccccaagtTAGAggagttctcagctatgatttgttcaaatacactttctggtcctctgtcctttTCGGGGCCCTCCCGAGCCctaattaaacatagatttttccttctgaggctgtcgtttatttcccttaacctttcttcatgatcttttaattgtttttctcctttttcttcggCTTCCTTCCTtgacatcaacttgtcttctaggtcatcactccttctaccttgttaacccccgtctttaggacctccagtttggattgcatctcactgaattgatttttaatttcggcctgattacatctaaattctgcagtcatgaagcctcttgaatcctttatgcttttttctagagccaccagtagctttataattgtgcttctgaattgactttctgacatcgaattgtaatccaaatcctgtaactctgtgggagagagaactatttctgattctttcttttgtggtgagttcttctttctagtcattttgctcagtgcagagtggctaaaaacaagttgtactggtaaaaggaaggggaaaaaaagagggaaaaagggaaagaaaaaaaacaaagaaggaaaaacaaaacaaacaaacaaacaaaaacaagtaggGGtgccctctggttctatatactgtaaatccctggacttcccctggagctttccagcactgctgggtcgagaacttgctcttcccccgtccttccagctggtcttctgggggaggggcctgctgtgccggttctcaggtgtgtgcacctggggagatgctCCGCCCCTGccgggtgccaggctcagtggggctgttgaccccgtgaggcccctgtcccctggcggccccgcccctcccaggcacagggtgacaccaggaggcacaaccccactggcggcggccaggtccccagccctggcgTCAGCTCCCGCAGTACCGACCGCAGCTCCccgtccgcactggcctggatgctctgggggcggggggcgccgacccgcacagctcgggggcgcccggcggcggtggcaggagcgtccccgctgtcctgggccctccccacccccctgtcccggggggagcgcaggatcctgggctccggggcctgcgctgctggggtGGCTCCCGGGGCcgtggctcccgaaggcagcagggcgcagccccctccgcccggagcccccgcctgacctaccggctgctccccgaggccccgccgggcgctccagccctttaccgcgctCGGCCCGCGGGGTGAGGGGCGCCCTCCCCTGGGCGCACGTCCTCTGTCAGCGACCCCGGGGggctggaggctccactgcccaccctgagatcctgcccgagttcctgCTTAGACAGGAACTTTCcgtccgggaagattggtaaagttcctgattctccaggactgggctttcctgtcctgggggttCCCGCTccccagccttagcccggctcctcgcggggcccctcccccaatggattcttttttatttttattttttccgtcttcctaccttgttagaagtacAAACTCTTCCCTTGTAGTGTTCCagctctctttaagtctcaggccaaatttgtaggcgttcaggatgatttgaaagttatctaggtaagttggtggagacaggtgagttggggaccctactcttccgccatcttccACTCTGGTCTCTATGGAAATAGATTGAGGAGTATTTAAGAGGTAGAATCTATGACTTAGGAAACAACTGCAAAAAAGAGAGGGATGGATAGATTTGCAAGTTGATAAGAATGTAGAATTAAAGAGTTAATACTAGCAATGCAGGAGCTGCACGTTTGTTTTGCTTTGGCTCTTCTACTGGATTTCAGCATACCTGCAACAATTGTCATGGACATCAAATAAAATGCCTCCATGAACATGTGGATACTGGATTAACGGTTTCCTCCAGACTTCCTCTTTTCTACTTGCTTCTACGCTTCTCATTTATATAACAAATctacaaatcttttaaaaagttttcttttttttttttaattaacttttattggtgttcaatttaccaatatacagaaaaacacccagtgctcatcccgtcaagttttctaccaccttttctctttttcttctgcaactcctataatatgaatgtttgtTTGCTTAATGTTGCCTAAGAGATCCTTTAGCctaccttcatttttaaaaaattatttttttttctttttgttttgcagGTTGGGTGCTTTCATCtatcctgtcttccagatcattgatctgttcttctgCATCTGCTAATCTAATGTTGTATATTTCTAGTGTGTTTTTCATtccagttattgtattcttcaactctgattggtttctctttgttttctatctttttattgaagttctcactgagttTACTCTCTAGTCTGGTgggtatctttatgatcattgctttaaactCTGTCAAACgtattgcttatctccatttcatttagttctttttctgagattttgtcttattctttaatCTAGagcatatttctctgtctccttatttAGCTTGATTTTGTGTTGTTCTCTGAATTGGGTGGAATAGTTACTTCTCTTAACCTCGAAGGAATAGTCTTATGTATGCTTATCCCCTGTGTAGACTGTGTTTGGTGACTTTTATGGCTGGCTGGAGCTGTGTCTGGTGTGCAATGCATGCTGTGGGTCAGTTTGTGCTGGGGCTACCCAGATGGGATAGCCAGAACTCAGGTGGGCTGGGGGCAGTTCTGAGGCTCTCTGTGCACAAGGTGCCCCGGCAGGATAACTGAAGCTGAAGTGGGTGCAAGCTGGGGAATCCAAAGACCCTATGTACAGAGGGCACCTTGGGAGGATAGCTTAAGCTGAAGTGTGTTTAGGCTGGGTGTTCCAGGACTTTGTGTGCAGAAGGTGCCCTGGTGGTGCAGCTGGAGCTAAAGTTGGGCACAAACCAGGGGGTTCCAGAGTGCTCTGCACAAGGAGTGCCTTGGTAAGACAGCTATAGCTAAAGTGGGTGCAGGCTGAGGTGGTCCTAAGGCTCTTTGTTTAAAGGGTTCCTAGGCAAGACAGCAAAAGCTGAAATGGGTGCAAGCTGGGATGTCCTGATGTGGGACAGCTGGAAACACCCAGAGTGCTGTGCCCTGGGGGTGCCCTAGCAAGCTATCTGAAGCCAAAGTGGGGCCTAGAGTGTCCAGGGTGCTTTATGCCTGTATTACTGTGAGGTGATGGCTGGAGCTGTAGTGAGCGCTGTCCGGGGTGTTCCAGTGCACTGCCCTGCAACTGCcttagtgggatgcctggggctGGTGTGGGCTAGGGGCTCACGGTTCACAGATGCAGTCGGTGGGTTAGGGTGCATAGACCTTGCTCTTATTCATGCTATAATGGTGGAAGGGGAGCATAAACTGTGGCACCTGCCAGCCTTTCTGACCTGGAGAGAGTTTCAGTAGCTCCTTAACTATTGGCAGGGCTCTAGGCTAGTTTCTTTACAGTCTAGTTGCTCTTTGAAACCAAGGCTTTTTTTTGCCTCAGGGCATAGGAATCTGCCACCCTGTCTCTTATACTATTCCTACCCACTACAGTTTGCAGTATCAGCGGTGGAGGTTCCCGTTGCTaccatgtctctgtctttcttacGGTTTTCTTTTGTGAGTAGAAGCTATTCAGACAGGTCtcagttcttcaggaggaattgctCTATAAATAGGTGTAGGTTTGGTGTGTCCTTAGAGGACATGAGCTCAGAATCTTCTATGTTGCTATCTTGGACTGGAACACcttcagaaaaattttaacaatttaccCTCTACCAGGAGAATATGAGTTTGTTTCCCTGCATTCTCATTAACACAAGGTGTTATCATTAGTCTTTGTCAGTTTAATAGAAAAAATTACATCTTAcagtttaaatttatatttctagatTACTAgttgaacttaaaaataaaaaagatcttcaTTGAACATTTGTGGCTGTGCTATTTTGTTAAATTCTATGCTTTCATTTGTACCTAGTGCCCTTCAATCCATAGTCCTCTGTTTTACTCTCTCCAGAGAGTAAACATTTAGTATTTTGTGATGATCTTTGCCATAGTTGCTTTACTAGATCTTAGGGAGAGCTATAAAAGTGTCTATCTCCTTAACTAGATTTTCAACCCATGTTAATGTTTTTAGTCCCGTTTCACACCACTACCCACCTCTTCCTACTTCCAGAGATACCTGGTGCTGCCAATTCCCAAGCCTTTTGGTGGTTATACAATGTAATTTGCTTTGATTCTTGACTTTCTCCACTGCCAGCTTAAGATTTACTTTTCTCAGGTCTTCTGAGTAAGTTACTGTTCTCCCTTGTGCTTCCCATCTTCTTCATTTTTGTGGTGGTTATCTCATCTCCTAATCTTTTTTGTCCTTATAGACTATACCTTAAAAGTATATACTTTtaagtatatacttttttttgaattatataaTTCACTCTGCTGTTATTTTACTCTTTATTGGGGGACATGGAGTTTTAACAGGGAAGTCTTGAGTTGAATTTATATCTTGAAGTTGAAAGTGTTTTGCTGGGCCTTGTTAGGTTGGTAAGTACCACAAATATCTCATAGATTCATAATGGATATAAAGGATAGCTGTTGAAACCAGAGAGCCTTGTAGATGCTCCAGATCAGTATAAGGAAGGCTCTTTTATTGATGAAAATTCTATTCATGATCTTTTAGAATATCTCTGCACTCACATTTTTAAAGGTACCAAACAGTTGGGTTGTTCATACAAGAAACTTGTGAAGTTGCTTATTTGCATGCAGTCTAATTAATCAGACAGGTACAcatttattatattcataattCAAGTTAAACCTCTCAggaaaattgcaaaatatttaataactgatGATGCATGAGCACAGATAATCAGAATTGTCAGTGGCTGGAATAGGGTCTAGGAGGCCTTCTGCTGGGTCGTTTATATGCTGGATCATGCGATGGTCTGGGCCATTGGGGAGGCCTAGGAAAGGGCAGAGTGAGGGAAGGGGAATAATTTGAGGCTGAGTGAAGCTCCTATTTGTCAACTGGtatagaagtatttttatattttatggtagGTAGACCACAAtggtatatataattaattatcaaCTTTGAGCCTTTCCCTTTCCTCCAACCATGGTGCCCTAATGTGAATTATTTACCCTTTTAAGGATGCTGTAGATGTTGTTTTAACATATGTTTTACCTATTTTGTCTGTCACTCCTTATTTCCTCTACTCAATATCTTTCCCAGCTTTCTACACATGATGGATCCCATATATTAGATTCAGGCTCTCACTAGTTCTGAGCCAACCCTGAAGATGGTGGTAGTCTAATCAATAACATCAGCAATCTAGCACTTGCTCTCCAACAAGAGCCCTGGCTATCTAGGTAATCCCTGAGTTGTAGCTTTCCCTTCCATCTCTCAATATTGATTTTATTAGTAGGGTGgacttctgcctcagtttccttccccaGTATGCTTGGTACCTGATAACTTTTGGTACATACTACTTCATTTGGTTCCCCTCTCCCCAGTCATTTTCTGTTCTCTTGCTGCAAATGGACGGATATAGCCTGAAATCATGATAGAGCTCCCATGGAACTTTGAGGACATCTGTCACCTCGGTGCTGTTCTTTACTCCTGGATTACATTGATACTTGTTCAACTCACAGCCAAGTATTTCTGTGTACTCTGGATGTTATAGTATAGGCTGTCCAGCTGCTCCCACAGGACTATATTTTATACCTTGGATGGAGCAAATTTACCACCctaaaaaaatagatgttatgTTATTAAGGATGGAGGGAAGAATGACTGACAGGTTAGCTATCAAATAGCTTTTGGCACACCATACTACATACTAGCATGGAATGTTCCCAACCCAACAGGCCCTCCAAAATATCTTGTGATGAAGCTTATAGTGGGCAAATGCTACTCAGATACT
This window contains:
- the TPD52L3 gene encoding tumor protein D55, whose translation is MDPSLPESCYSGRESDPTGLDFHSAGRDSLSTGHQFNSLCQELDLDSLHEDLSQSMPGTTTETSASAPESCQTAEAEDLPGAARKELKSELTKLEEEIVTLRHTLAAKERRCTDLKRKLGLVALVALRQNPSKSWHNVQVSDVYMKQKTPAALSTMGSAVCRKLGDMKKSATFRSFEGLMGVIKSRVAGGRELSSDCLPSSAGSGDDLPASGSRDDPLPLSRSGNDPIQ